The sequence below is a genomic window from Mustelus asterias unplaced genomic scaffold, sMusAst1.hap1.1 HAP1_SCAFFOLD_3938, whole genome shotgun sequence.
TCTTCGAAGACCACGAGACGTTCCGCACCTCGGAGACCCAGGACTCCTGCACCGTGGGGGTGTGGGCGGCCTTtgacccctcgctctccctcatcCTCCTGGACACTGAAGGCCTGCTGGGGGCCACCAGTCGGCAGAGCCAGAGGCTGCGGCTGCTCCTGAAGGTGCTGGCCGTCTCCGATGTGGTGGTCTACCGGACCCGCGCCGAGCGGCTGCACAACGACCTCTTCCGTTTCCTGGGCAACGCCTCCCAGGCCTACCTCAAGCACTTCACCGGCGAGCTGAAGGCCGTCTCTGACCGCTGTGGCCTGGAGGTGCCGCTGTCCAGCCTCGGGCCTGCACTCATCATCTTCCATGAGACTGCCAACACCAAGCTTCTGGGCTGTGGTAAGTGCtgccggggtgggggttgggggggtggggacaggctTTACCAGAttaagggggggggcagggtcacGGGGTTGAACCCTGACCTGTGGCGGCACAGTGCTTTGgacacagggcaatttagcacggccaatccaacctaacccgcacatcttctgttttggtttgatttattagtatacagtgaaaagtattgtttcttgcgcgctatacagacatagcataccattcatagagaaggaaaggagtgcagaatgtagtgttacagtcatagctcgggtgtagagaaagatcaacttcatgcgaggtaggtccattcaaaagtctgacagcagcagggaagaagctgttcttgagtcggttggtatgtgaccacaGACTTGGGTGCTAAATCTGTAAGATGttgcattaaagcattgttagagagtttaaaagagttagaataacgtttaagaacgagagtaaaaggtaGAACTAGAAGGTACGCTGGGCATAAGAAGTCGTctcactccagcgccatcttgctttggaatgtgggaggaaaccggagcacccggaggaaacccacgcagacacggggagaacgtgcagcctccacaactcccccacctcacagcgccagggatccgcgttcgattccagcctcgggtcactgtctgtgtggagtatggaAACTGTCTCCTCAGACACGAGAAGCTAGTCTTAAAGGTTTTTAAATTTTTAATTTGTGAATGAACTGATTACTTGTTTGCTGCACCCTTTCCTCCCCTGGCGAGTGTCAGTTGGATTTTACCGGCTGATTCGCAATCTGCTTTGGACCAAGTGAGCAGACGTTCCAAGGCCAGCGAGCAGGTCCTGGGGTGAGAATTGACCCAGGGTTCAAGCTGGCTAAGAGGCAGGAGTGATACCAGAAGAACCACTTCCGATCCCCTAGGCAGACTACTGTACccccatggtggttagcactgctccctcacagcgccagggacccgggttcaattcctggcttgggtcactgtctgtgtggagtttgcacgttctccccgtgtctgcgtgggtttcctcccgggtgctccggtttcctcccacactccaaggatgtgctggttaggtggagccatgctaaaatttatgttctatagggagtgggatagcttgatcttggtttcggacaaagctcggcacaacatcaagggctgaaggacctgtactTTCCTATTCTgttctatgttaaattgccccttagtgtcagggggactagctagggtaaatgcatgtggttatggggatcggacctgggtggaattgttggtacaggctctatgggccgaatggcctcctgcactgtagggatactatgaaagAAGGATGGTAAAAATGGATGAaaataagaaataaaataaatgggaatgggatgaaggtggaggggagagttcaggcTCTGGAATAGTTGAACTCaacgttcagtccggaaggctgtaaagcacccaattggaagatgaggtgctgtccctccagtctcccttgggtgggaggctggtttgagtgatggactgggctacgttcacgaccctttgtagttccttgcggtcttgggcagagcaggagcccataccaagctgtgatacaaccagaaagaatgctttctatggtgcatctgtaaaagttggtgagttgtagctgacatgccaaagttccttagacttctgagaaagtagaggcgttggtggggctttcttaactttatcTGGAGCTTGTTTCTACTTGGGGAGGGAATTGGCTGAGATTCCAGTCTGCCCAGTACATATTGTTAGGGGTACAGGTCACATAATGAaactttgtggaactctttgccgcagaaggctgtggaggccgggtcattgagtgtctttaagacagagatagataggttcttgattggtaaggggggtcaaaggttagggggaaaaggcaggagaatggggttgagaaacttaacagccatggcggaacagactcaatgggccgaatggcctaattgtgctcctacatcttatgggctTATTCCTTtgttgccctctgaagtggccaggcGAGGCGTCTTGGTGGTTTAGCAGCAAGCTTTAGCGATGGATGATAAATGTTGACCTCACCAGCGACATCCTGTTTTTACAAAGCCGCCGTGTAGCAAATCCCAGGGTTTCAGCTGCTGTGTTGACCCTCCCCTAGACTCCCGGACCCCAGGGGGCGCCGAGCAGCTGCTCCAGAAGAGGTTCCACCAGCTGGGTTTAAGCATCGAAGCTTTCAACTCCATCGAGTACGTTGGCACCAGGACGACGGTGCCACCCACCAACTTCAGCGGCTTCCTGGAGATGGTCCGCCAACGGACTGGTAACACCTCGACCCGCTCTCGGAGACCACCCGCCATCGTCTACAATGTGCTGAAGGTAACACTGGCGGGGGTGGGGACCAATAGCACAACTCCACCGACGTCCACACGAgcgagaagggctgaatggcctcccgttCTGGGGGACTTGAGCAGGAAGGTGTCATGTatgacctcgggggggggggggggggcggggttgtgaCTCAACTCCCTGACCCCtccaggtcatgggttcaaggcccTCCTCTCAGCCGAGATTCCTagtcccacagtgcagtgctggttagggtgcattggccatgctaaattctccctcagtgcacccaaacaggcgccggagtgtggccactaagggattttcacagtaatttcattgcagtgttaatgtaagcctacttttaacactcataaataaacattATTGCCATCAcggcggcccagtggttagcactgcggtctcacagcgccagggaaccgggttcgattcccggcttgggtcactgtctgtgcggagtctgcacgttctccccgtgtctgcgtgggtttcctccgggtgctccggtttcctcccatggttcaaatatatgctggttagggtgcattggccatgctaaattctccctcagtgtacccgaacaggcgccggagtgtggtgactaggggattttctcagtaactttattagggtggcacggtggcacagtggttagcactgctgcctcacagcaccagggacctgagctcgattcccgactcgggtgactgtctgtgtggaatctgtacattctccccatgcctgcgtgggtttcctcccacactccaaagatgtgcgggttaggtggattggccgtgctaaattgccccttagtgtcagagggactagccagggtatatgcattgggttatggggatagggcctgggtgggattgtggtcggtgcaggctcgatgggccgaatgacctccttctgcactgtcgggattctataatgattctatgagtacagagggagtgctgcactgcctgagGCAGCTGTCTTTCCGACCAGATGTTCAGCGGAGGTCCCTGTCTTCAGACAGATGTGAAAGATGCCTCGGTGATTGTATCGAGGAAGAGCCtgactgggattgtggtcggtgcaggcttgatgggctgaatggcctccttctgcactgtcgggattctatgaagagtgggagagatctccccccacccccagtgtcctgggaccaatatttatccctcaaacactgTCACTTAAACATGACAATCCATTTActacttgtgggatcttgctgtgcaaaagTTGGCGGCTGCATTTTCTACgtaacaacagtgactacacatggtggcacagtggttagcattgccgcctcacagcaccaggggcctgggttcgattcccggcctgggtcactgtctgtgtggagtctgcaccttctccccgtgtctgcgtgggtttcctccgggtgctccggtttcctcccacagtccgagagacgtgccggttaggtgctaaattctccctcagtgtacccgaacaggcgccggagtgtggcgactaggggattttcacagtaactgcattgcagtgttaatgcaagccttacttgcgacactaataaataaactttaactttaaaaacttgtTGTTACCCTCTTCTGCTGCTCTGGTCTCTGCACTCTGAACTTTTGCTTCTtgctccttctgaactccaaatcTGCTCTCCGACACAACAATCCTCATGATATAGCAGCTGGGTGGAAAAGATTACAGTACCTTGCCTCAACACATTACTTACCACAATCACTAAAGTACAAATCTCTCCACTTTCCTTGATCTTTCTCTCCTGTAAAATGTTCAAACTTATAAAATCCAAACCTCATGTCCTCTAAGTCtagtgtggccactcggggattttcacagtaacttcattgcagtgttaatgtaagccgacttgtgaagcttataaatgaacttaaacttaaatttgatgggccgaatggcctccatttgcactgtcgggattctgacgGTTCTATGTGACAAAAATGAAATGCTTCATTAAGTGTAGAGCACGTGGGAGATGCTGAGGTTGTCAAAGGGGCTTTAAGAATGTGTGTTTCTATCTGTGACTCAGTGCTCTGtgtgttttctccctccctcaggcTCTGAGTATGAGGTTTAATGGAGAGATAACAGATGACCAAATTGCGACCAGCTCATTCTTCCCCGATGAATATTTCAGCTGCTCCAATGTCTGCCTCAGCTGTGGGTGAGTGACGTcctcggggtggggtgggggggggggaattggtccACTTGTTCCTCTGAACCCCACTCCACTGAAgagctaccccccacccccaacgccTTCCGGGTGGGACCTCCACTTTCCGCACTCCTCTAGCAGTGAGGTAGAGGTCACTGTTGCAAAACCTTGGACAAGCTCGACAtcatatcacccccccccctcccctcccccaatctgaGACATGGCGGGGGTCAcagccaatcagagctgactTGCTGACCAATCACCGTCCTTTTCTCccgtagtataaattgttgtgattggttgttttgaaatttggtattcttgtgtttgtctttGTAATGATTTTTaaccaggccattgaggttggcctgcttatAGAAAGGATTATATTAAAggcttatagaaaggatattattaaactagaaagagtgcggaaaagatttactaggatgctaccaggacttgatggtttgaattataaggagaggctggaaagactgggacatttttctctggagcgtaggaggctgaggggtgatcttatagaggtctataaaataatgaggggcacagatcagctagatagtcaatatcttttcccaaaggtaggggagtctaaaactagagggcataggtttaaggtgagaggggagagatacaaaagggtccagaggggccattttttctcacagagggggtgagtgtctggaacaagctgccagtagtagtagtagaggcgggtacaattttgtcttttaaaaagcatttagacagttacatggataagatgggtatagagggatatgggccaaatgcgggcaattgggactagcttaggggtttttaaaaaagaaagggcagcgtggacaagttgggccgaagggcctgtttccatgctgtaaacatctatgcttgaatatgaactccgagtaagggccaaattgatagtCCAATCAGAtagccccatgctctgtactgaaacaggagtgtcagttcctctggcactccgggtGGAGCCTGCAGACCGAGAGCACTCGGTGTAgcgttgttggatcttgtaaataaaggaatcttGGGGAAGCGACTTCCGCcaccgaggacttattacagtcctgatgagtgcaagttgaaAAACTTCGACAGCCTGTGTCTTGGCAAGATTCCGGAGGGTTAAATAGAGATTATCGCAGCAGTTCATTACCTTTTATCCCTCTACCATGTGCGTGAATGTCCCACGAGTATTCATCAAGGAAGCAAACTGACTTTGGTACACTCCGACAGGATGTTTCACTCTTAACTCGGTGCTGTCTATTCGACAGTTAATATTTCCCTGAGGGAGCAGGGAGTTTTGTGGAAAGTCTCGGCCAATCTCATCTTTGGAAATGAGGAGGCAGaacatagaattgctacagtgcagaaggaggccattcagcccatcgagtctgcactgacaattccacccagcctctatccccgtaaccctacatatttatcttgctaatccctttaacctacacgtcctgggacactaaggggcaatttagcatggtcagtcaacctgcatatctttcagactgtgggaggaaaccggaaacccacgcagacacggggagaatgtgcagactccacacagacagtaacccaaggccggaatcgaatccgggtccctggcgctgtgaggcagcagtgctaaccactgtgccgccctcaagtGTTTcttgaggcagaaaccctcatcacagtttttttttaaatcacttggggtggcacagtggttagcactgctgtctcacggcgccagggacccgggtttgattccagccttgggtcactgtctatgtggagtctgcacgttctccccatgtctgcgtgggtttcctccgggtgctccggtttcctcccacactccaaagatgtgcagattaggtgaattgaccatgctaaattgcctcttagtgtccaaaggtataaaggttagatggattagcgggatCAATACATGGAgttaagggcctgggtaagatgctcggacagtcagcacagatttgatgggctgaatggcctccctctgcactgcagggattcgaggATCAGCCTCCTCATTTCCAAAGGAAACAATCGAAACCCACCCAATCCTATCCTCCTCGCCAAAACTTGACAATATCCCGTAAATCTGCACTGCTCCCAACATGACGTCCAAGAGctataagggctatggggagagagcgggtaattggagttgaaatcaaccatgattgaatggtggagtggactcgatgggccgaatggccttacttccgctcctatgccttatggtctaagATGGCATTggagtgaggcaacttcttgcgagctgtgcccagcattcgctcaaattctatcttttacactcattctgtgcttctaaaacttcattctaactctcttAAGCTCTTTAACAAAGATATTTCTTCAttaagtgtctgcgtgggtttccctacaccctagctgtgactgtaacactacactctgcactctctcctttccttctctatgaacggtatgctttgtctgtatagcgcgcgagaaacaatacttttcactgtatgttaatacatgtgacaataataaatcaaatcagacagtCACCGAGTGTTGCGGTGAATGAGGTGCAGAGAGGAAATGTTACTGTTCTTGTTATTATTGCAGGGCACGCTGTACCCGGAATATGAACCATCTGAAGGAGAATGTCGCTCACACAGCGAAGAGGCGGTGTCGATACACACACCAGTACAACAACAAGGTGCTGATCTGCAGGGTAAGGCCACTCTCCATTCTACATTCGTTCCTGCGATGGCTCGGCcagagtttattgcccatcccctaatCGCCCCTTGAACTGGGTGTCCccgttgggccatttcagaggggcatttgagagtcaaccacattgctgtggctctggagtcacaagtaggccagaccgggtaaggacggcagatttccttccctgaaggaaccagatgggacaatcgacaacagtttcacggtcaccgttactgagactggctctcaattccagacttttattcgttgaatttaaattccagcagtgaTGAGATTTGGACCCCCAGAGGATTAGCCCTTTGGGCCTCGGGTTAGTGGTGTACCCACTACACCATCTCCCTGGAGCAGGGGCGGTCAGAGATTGAGTAGAGGGGCTTTCAAAGATGTGAGGGATTTTTGATAAGAGTGAATAAGTTTCCGGAAAGTGGGAAGGTCAAAACCAGAGGGCCCAGGATTGAAGAGAATTATCCAAAGAATCATTAGCAAGAGGAGGAAgatttttaaatgtaattatttattcaatcctgctgctgcttcacagcgccagggacccgggttcaattccggcctcgggtcactgtctgtgcagagtttgcacattctccccgtgtctgcgtgggtttcccccgggtgctctggtttcctcccacagtccaaagatgtgtaggttagttggattggccatgctaaattgccccttagtgtccaaagatgtgtaggttaaatgaattggccatgctaaatacacaGGTTAGTTTAGTTtaaatttcaagtttatttattagtgtcacaagtcggcttacattaacactgcaatgaagtgactgtgaaaatcccctagtcgccacactccggcgcctgttcgggtacactgagggagaatttagcacctaaccagcacatctttcagactgtgggaggaaaccggagcacccggaggaaacccacgcagacacggggagaatgtgcagactccacacagacagtgacccaaactgggaatcaaacccagatccctggcactgtgaagcagcagtgctaaccaccgtgccacctcatatGGGtaatgggggcggggagggcctggtaagatgctctttcggagagtcgatgcagacttgaggggctaaatggtcaaccctctgcactgtagggattctaattgtcccttgagaaggtggtggtgagctgccttcttgaacccgctgcagtccctgtggtgtaggtacagcacagtaagaagtctcacaacaccaggttaaagtccaacaggtttatttggtagcaaataccataagctttcggagcaatgccccttcgtcagatggagtggtctctgttctccactccatctgacgaaggagcagtgctccgaaagcttattgtatttactaccaaataaacctgttggactttaacctggtgttgtgagacttcttactgtgcttaccccagtccaacgccggcatct
It includes:
- the LOC144490868 gene encoding zinc finger FYVE domain-containing protein 1-like, with the translated sequence MSSSLPNEMGELNIKNALTAESSKSFLLVNENETLQVTEEESFLEKLGISGEKAVKVLSIFGNTGDGKSHTLNSTFFEDHETFRTSETQDSCTVGVWAAFDPSLSLILLDTEGLLGATSRQSQRLRLLLKVLAVSDVVVYRTRAERLHNDLFRFLGNASQAYLKHFTGELKAVSDRCGLEVPLSSLGPALIIFHETANTKLLGCDSRTPGGAEQLLQKRFHQLGLSIEAFNSIEYVGTRTTVPPTNFSGFLEMVRQRTGNTSTRSRRPPAIVYNVLKALSMRFNGEITDDQIATSSFFPDEYFSCSNVCLSCGARCTRNMNHLKENVAHTAKRRCRYTHQYNNKVLICRVCYERGLEVAVNPKTSASTDSKWFGLATYAWSGYVLECPNCGIIYRSRQYWVGNQDPEASVVRPELRHVWLG